In the genome of Coriobacteriia bacterium, the window GGGGTCCGTCGTCTCGTTCGGGTACTACGGCGGCGCCATCCGCGCGATGTACCTCGACGAGCCGCGCGTCCCCCCCGTGCCCGCCGCCGGGGCGGGCGAGGCCACCGCCGAGGGTGCTGTCGCGGACAGGACGGCCGAGGCGGCCGTGGTGGCGGTGGCTCTCGTCGTGGTCGCCGCAGGCGTGCTGCCGCTGTTCGACGGGCTGCGCTTCTTCACGCGATTCCTCGCGCTGCCGTTCTAGCGTCGCCGCGCTTCGGCATCGGACCCGGGATCCGCCCCGAGAAAAGGGCGAGCCCCAAGGCCGGCACCTTGAGGCTCAGGGGTAAGGGGGCTGCCGAAGCAGCTCTCTACGGGTCATTCTAATACCCGCTCATTCGGGAAAGCAAGTGACTTGTGAAGCTTTTCTCTTCGATATGAACGATCCTGCGCCCCATCCCTCAAGCGAGCTCCCCGCGAAGCGTGAGGCATCTCACAGTAGGCCGACGACCGGCGGTCAAGCGGCCTTCCGGCACTGCCGATAGAACCCCTGACATGATCATCTCGAACAGGCAGGCCCGCCTCGCGGCGAAGTACCTGCGGACGTCAGATCCAAGGGGCCGAGAGAGGGCCGAGCAGCCATCGCCCGCCGACGACGAACTGGTCGAGCGGCTGCGCCGAGAGCTGACAGAGCTCCCCGAGACGCGTGAGGACCGAGTGCGCCGGGGACGGGCCCTGCTGGACATGATGCCCTCGGCTGCCGACGTGGCCCGCAAGATACTCTCGCGCATCGTCTCGGACTCGCTGCGCTGAGGGCGTCTGCCGCGAGCCGACTCCCGCGACCGTCAGACCGACACGGACCGCCGCCGCTTCTGGCGCGAGTGCCCAGGTAGCGGCATAATCCGCTCATAGGCGCATCGACGGAGGGACGAATGGCCGGCAGACCCGTCCGCACGCTCATCACGGTCGTCATGGACATCCTCGTGGTGGTCGCCGTGGCCCTCACGATCCACCTCGTCGTGGGGTTCTTCGGCACGATCGCCCAGCAAGAGTGGGCACGCGCCCTCCTCGGCCTGACGAGATGGCTGGTGCTGCCGCTGGGGTTGGAACCCGTTGAGACGCCCTACGGCGGGGTGTTCGACGTGGACGCGACCGTCTCCATCGTCGCCGTGCTCATCGGCGAGTGGGTGCTGTCGATCGTGCGAAGGCAGGCGTGACCCGCCGATGAGCGTCCGCGGCAGGCGCGAGCGGGAGGACGCCGGGGACCGCGCGCACGGCCGGGAGCGCCTGGGGGAGCTGCTGGTGCGCTCCGGCGTGGTGACCGCCGTGGCCCTCGAGGACGCGCTGGACGTGCAGCGCCGCGAGGGCGGGAAGCTCGGGGCCGTGCTGGTGCGCCTGGGCATGACCACCGAGGAGCGCATCGCCGAGACGCTCGCGCGCCAGAAGGGGCTCGAGCACGTCGACCTGAGCGTGCGGAGGATCGACCGCGCCGCCGCGAGCCTTCTGCCCGAACGGCTGGCCCGACGTCACGGGATCATCCCGATCGGCATGGAGGACGGGAGGCTCGTGCTGGCGATGGCCGACCCGCTCGACATCGCCTCGATAGACGACACGGAGCTGCGCACGGGCCACAAGGTCCGGCCGGTCGTGGCGACAGCGAGCCAGATCCGGCGCGCCGTCGACCGGTTCCTCACCTCCAACGACGTCTTCCTCGCCGCGGAGGACGAGCCTGCCGCGCCGCCGCCCGAGGACGAGGTCGCGGCAGGCGAGGACGTGCCCATCGTCAGGCTGGTCAACCAGCTCATCCGCGACGCGGTACGGGAGGGCGCGACGGACATACACGTGGAGCCGATGGAGCGCTCCGTGCGGATCCGCTACCGCGTCGACGGCGTGATGCACGAGGTCACTCAGCTGCCCTCCTCGGCGCGTCCCGGCGTCACCAGCAGGTTGAAGATCATGGCCGAGATGGACATCGCGGAGCGCCGTCTGCCCCAGGACGGGCGGATCGGCATCACCCTCGAGGGGCGTCGGGTGGACATGCGGGTGGCGACCCTGCCCACGCCCTACGGCGAGAGCGTCGTGATACGGCTGCTCGACACGGACGGCACAGCGAGGTCGCTGGAGGACCTCGGCATGTCCGCGCAGCAGTTGGACGTGGTCCGGGGGTTCCTCGGCCGGCCGCACGGGGTGGTGCTGCTCACCGGACCGACGGGGTCGGGCAAGACGACCACGCTGTACGCGGCCCTGAACATCCTCAACGTCGCCGAGCGGAAGATCTTCACGGTGGAGGATCCCATCGAGTACCGCATGGAGGGCCTCACGCAGATGGCGGTCCATCCTCGCATCGGGCTGACGTTCGCGGCAGGGCTGCGCACCATCCTGCGCAGCGACCCGGACGTCGTGATGATCGGGGAGATCCGGGACCCGGAGACCGCCGAGATCGCGGTGCGCGCCGGGCTGACGGGCCACCTCGTGCTCTCCTCGCTGCACGCCAACGACGCTCCTTCGGCGCTCACGCGCCTCAACGATATCGGCGTGCCGCCCTACATCACCTCCTCGGCGCTGATCGGGATCGTCGCGCAGCGGCTGGCGCGCAAGCTGTGCGACGGCTGTAAGGCGCCGGCCCTCTTGGGCGCGGAGGAGCTGACCGCCGTCGGCTTCACGGCCGGCGAGGCGAAGAGGCTCCGGCCGCAGGCGGCAGTGGGGTGCGAGCGGTGCGCCGGCACGGGCTACAAGGGCCGGGTCGGGCTCTTCGAGGTGATGCGGGTGAGCGACGAGCTGCGCCGGGAGTCGCTGCGCGACTCGCCCGCCGAGCGGCTGCGCGAGATCGCGCTGGCAGAGGGCATGCGGAGCCTGCGGCGCGACGCTCTGGACAAGGTGGCCGCGGGCGTGACGAGCATGGAGGAGATGGCGCGGGTGGTCGTGTGACCCGTGCTGCCCGCGCGATCGTGCTCGTGCTGGACAGCGTGGGCGTCGGCGCCCTCCCCGACGCGGCGGACTACGGCGACGAGGGCGCCGACACCCTCGGCAACACGGCGCGCGCGGTGGGCGGCCTGCGCATGCCCAACCTCGGCGCGATGGGGCTGGGTAACCTGAGCGAGGTCCTCGGCGTTCCGCCCGTGCCGGCGCCGATAGGGTCATGGGGGCGCGCGCGGGAGCTCTCCCCGGGCAAGGACACCACCACCGGGCACTGGGAGATGATGGGCGTGACGCTCGAGCGGCCCTTCCCGGTCTACCCGGACGGGTTCCCCGCCGAGGTGATGGAGGAGTTCTCGCGCGTCACCGGCCGGGGCTGGCTGGGCAACGAACCCGCCAGCGGGACCGAGATCATCCAGCGGCTGGGGGACGCCCACGTCGCAAGCGGCGACCCGATCGTGTACACCTCGGCGGACTCGGTCTTCCAGGTCGCGGCCCACGAGGGCGTGATCCCGGTCGAGGAGCTCTACGCGGTCTGCGAGGCGGCCAGGATGATGCTCGTCGGCGAGCACGCGGTGGGGAGGGTGATCGCGCGGCCCTTCGCCGGGCCGGATCCCGAAGGGCGCTATGTGCGCACGCACCGCCGCCGCGACTTCGCGCTGCCGCCGACGGGCCGCACCGCGCTGGACTCGCTGGCCGACGCCGGCGTCCCCGTGCACGGCATCGGAAAGATAGGCGAGATCTTCGCGTGGCGCGGCGTCCGGGAGTCCCCGCACGTCACCGACAACATGGACGCACTGGACAAGACGGTGGAGCGCGTCGCTTCCGAGGAGCCCGGGCTGGTCTTCGCGAACCTCGTCGACTTCGACATGCTGTGGGGCCATCGCAACGACGCGCCGGCCTACGCGGCGGGGCTCGAGGCCGTGGACGCGCGCATCCCGGAGCTGCTCGGCGCGATGGTGCCGGGCGACCTGCTCGTGGTCACGGCGGACCACGGCTGTGACCCGACGACGCCCTCGACCGACCACAGCCGCGAGCATGCGCCGCTGCTGGTCAAGGTGTCCGGCGTGGACGCGGGGGTAGACCTCGGCGTGAGGGAGACCTTCGCCGACGTCGGCGCGACGCTGCTGCACTTCTACGGCTCGAGCGAGAGGCCGGGCGGCGGGCGCTCGTTCCTCGGCGAGACGCTGGCGGCGCGACGGTGATGGGGAAGGGGCGAGCCGGCATGCCGACGATCGAGGAGCTCATCGCGCGGAAGCGGGACGGCGGAGGGCTCTCTGCGGAGGAACTGGACCGGTTGGTGCTGGGCTTCACCGCCGGCGAGGTGCCCGACTACCAGATGGCGGCCTGGCTGATGGCCGCGTGCATCCGGGGGCTGGACGCGGAGGAGACCGTGTGGCTGACGGATGCCATGGTGCGCTCCGGAGAGAGGGTGGACCTGTCCGCGCTGGGGCGGACGGTGCTGGACAAGCACTCCACGGGCGGTGTGGGCGACACCGTCACACTCGTGGTGGCGCCCCTGGTGGCCGCGTGCGGGGGTACCGTGGCGAAGGTGAGCGGACACGGCCTCGGGCACACGGGAGGTACCCTGGACAAGCTCGAGTCGATACCGGGGTTCCGGACGGCGCTGTCCATCGGCGAGTTCGTGCGCCAGGCCGATGAGGTCGGCGTCGCGGTCATCGCCCAGTCGCCCGAGGTCGACCCGGCGGACGGGGC includes:
- the tadA gene encoding Flp pilus assembly complex ATPase component TadA, with translation MSVRGRREREDAGDRAHGRERLGELLVRSGVVTAVALEDALDVQRREGGKLGAVLVRLGMTTEERIAETLARQKGLEHVDLSVRRIDRAAASLLPERLARRHGIIPIGMEDGRLVLAMADPLDIASIDDTELRTGHKVRPVVATASQIRRAVDRFLTSNDVFLAAEDEPAAPPPEDEVAAGEDVPIVRLVNQLIRDAVREGATDIHVEPMERSVRIRYRVDGVMHEVTQLPSSARPGVTSRLKIMAEMDIAERRLPQDGRIGITLEGRRVDMRVATLPTPYGESVVIRLLDTDGTARSLEDLGMSAQQLDVVRGFLGRPHGVVLLTGPTGSGKTTTLYAALNILNVAERKIFTVEDPIEYRMEGLTQMAVHPRIGLTFAAGLRTILRSDPDVVMIGEIRDPETAEIAVRAGLTGHLVLSSLHANDAPSALTRLNDIGVPPYITSSALIGIVAQRLARKLCDGCKAPALLGAEELTAVGFTAGEAKRLRPQAAVGCERCAGTGYKGRVGLFEVMRVSDELRRESLRDSPAERLREIALAEGMRSLRRDALDKVAAGVTSMEEMARVVV
- a CDS encoding phosphopentomutase, whose amino-acid sequence is MTRAARAIVLVLDSVGVGALPDAADYGDEGADTLGNTARAVGGLRMPNLGAMGLGNLSEVLGVPPVPAPIGSWGRARELSPGKDTTTGHWEMMGVTLERPFPVYPDGFPAEVMEEFSRVTGRGWLGNEPASGTEIIQRLGDAHVASGDPIVYTSADSVFQVAAHEGVIPVEELYAVCEAARMMLVGEHAVGRVIARPFAGPDPEGRYVRTHRRRDFALPPTGRTALDSLADAGVPVHGIGKIGEIFAWRGVRESPHVTDNMDALDKTVERVASEEPGLVFANLVDFDMLWGHRNDAPAYAAGLEAVDARIPELLGAMVPGDLLVVTADHGCDPTTPSTDHSREHAPLLVKVSGVDAGVDLGVRETFADVGATLLHFYGSSERPGGGRSFLGETLAARR